A stretch of DNA from Gammaproteobacteria bacterium:
TGCGGGTCAACATGTCGGCAATGGGATCGGTCATGCTCATTTAACGTGCCTCATTACCAACTCGCCTTAACTAAACCCGGGATGTCGCCGCGCATGGCTGCCTCGCGCAGCTTGCTGCGTCCAAGACCGAACTTGCGGTAGAAACCGCGTGAGCGGCCGGTGATGCGGCAGCGATTGCGTCCGCGCGCGGGACTGGCATCTCGCGGCAGCGCCTCGAACTTGCGGCGCGCATCCTGGCGCATCTGCTCGGAGGCGCCTTGGTCCATCATCTGCTGCTTTAACTCCGCACGCTTGGCCGCGTATTTTTTAACCGTGAGCGCGCGCTTCAGTTCACGGTTAACCATAGAAGTTTTTGCCATGTTGTGTGCCCTTAAGCCCTAAACGGGAAACTGAAGGCCGCCAACAGCGCGCGCCCTTCTTCATCGGTTTTCGCGGTGGTGGTGATGGTAATGTCCATGCCACGCAGCGCATCAATCTTATCGTACTCAATCTCCGGGAATATGATCTGCTCGCGTACGCCCATGCTGTAATTGCCTCGCCCGTCGAACGATTTGGCGCTGAGACCACGGAAGTCACGAATGCGCGGGATGGCGACGCTCACCAACCGGTCCAAAAACTCATACATGCGCCGGCGGCGCAGGGTGACCTTGCAGCCTATCGGCCAGCCGTCGCGGATCTTGAAGCCCGCGATGGACTGGCGCGACAGACACACGATCGGCTTCTGGGCGGCGATTTTGGTCATGTCCGCCACCGCATGCTCGATGATCTTTTTGTCCGCGACCGCCTCACCGACGCCCATATTGAGCGTGATCTTGGTGATGCGCGGCACCTGCATCACATTCTCATAGCCAAACTTGGCCATCAGATCCTTGACCACCGTTTTGCGGTAATAATCTTGCAGTCTTGCCACAGCAGCGCCTATCTATCAATCACTTCGTTGTTGGACTTGAAAAAACGCACCTTGCGCCCGTCTTCCAGCATGCGTATCCCGACCCGGTCGCCCTTCTTGGCGGCGGGGTTGTATAGCGCGACGTTGGATATGTGCAACGGCATCTCTTTTTCCACAATCCCGCCACCCACGCCCTTGTTGGGGTTGGCCTTGGTGTGGCGCTTCGCTATATTGATGTTCTCGACCATCACTCGATCATTGTCCAGCACGCGCAACACGTTGCCGCGCTTGCCTTTGTCCTTGCCGGCAATCACGATCACATCATCGTTTTTTCTAATCTTACGCATCGCTAGATCTCTCAGCTACAGTACTTCCGGTGCGAGTGAAACAATCTTCATAAATTTTTCGGTGCGCAGCTCGCGGGTAACCGGCCCGAAGATGCGGGTGCCGATCGGCTGCTGCTGATTGTTGAGCAGCACGGCGGCGTTGCTGTCAAAGCGGATCACAGAACCGTCAGGCCGGCGCAGACCCTTGCGGGTGCGCACCACCACCGCATCGTACACCTCGCCCTTCTTGACCTTGCCGCGCGGAATCGCTTCCTTGATGCTAACCTTGATGACGTCGCCTATGCCGGCGTAACGCCGGTGCGATCCGCCCAGCACCTTGATGCACATCAGGCGCCGCGCGCCGCTGTTGTCGGCGACATCCAGGGTGGATTGCATTTGTAACATGGCTTATCTCCGGACAACTCTATTACTTGGGTTACGGGCAAGGAAAGCAGATAAGTATAGCACTAAAAAACCGGTAGGGCACCTCTAAAAATAGTGGATTTTGGCTTTAGGCAAGGCGGAATTCTGCGAGAAAGCGCAGCGTACAAAAGAGTACATGAGCATTTCGAGCAGAATTCCAACGCCGCATAAAGACAAAAGACGCATTTTTAGAGACGCCCGTTACTCCAAGATCGCTTTTTCGACAACACTCACCAACCGCCACGCCTTGGTCTTGGACAGGGGACGGCACGGTTCAATAGTCACCAGGTCGCCCTCGCCACATACATTGTTTTCATCGTGGGCATGCAGCTTGGTGGTGCGCTTTATGTATTTTCCATAGGCCGCATGTTGCACGGTGCGCTCTATCATCACAGTGATGGATTTATTCATCTTATTGCTGACGACGCGGCCGGTCAGGGTCCGCGGTCGCTCCCGGCGCCCTGCCTCCACTTTAGGTTGCTCATTCATGGGCCTGGCCTTCCTTTTGTGTCAATAGTGTCTTGATGCGCGCAATCTGGTGACGCACCTCTTTGAGCTGATGCGGCTTGGTCAACTGCCCGGTGCCTTTCTGCATGCGCAGATTGAACTGCTCGCGGCGCAACTCGAGCAGCTCCTTGTTAAGCTCCTCGGCGTTCTTTTGTTTGAGTTCGCTGGTCTTCATGGCGCGTTACATCACGGTACGGGTGACGAAAGTGGTCAGCACCGGCAGCTTGGCCGCGGCGAGCTTGAACGCCTCGCGGGCTACCTGTTCTGTGACGCCTTCCATTTCATAGAGCATGCGGCCGGGCTGCACCTGGGCCACCCAATATTCGACATTACCCTTGCCGTTGCCCATACGCACTTCCAGCGGCTTACGGGAAATAGGCTTGTCGGGAAACAGGCGTATCCACACCTTGCCGCCGCGCTTTACATGGCGGGTCATGGCGCGGCGCGCAGCTTCGATCTGGCGCGCGGTGACACGGCCCCGGGTAGTGGCCTTGAGGCCGTACTCGCCGAAGCTGACCTTGTTGGCGGTAGTGGCAAGACCCCGGTTGGTGCCCTTCATCTGCTTACGGTACTTGGTTCGCTTAGGTTGCATCATAACTGTTAGCTCGCAGGTTGCACTGCGCCATGCAGGGACGCATCTGTGTCCCGGGAGGCAGGATGCCGGGAGGGACCGCCATGCGGCGCGGCTTTGTCGGCGGGTGCGCCCTCGGCGGTCTGGTCGCCCAGTCCGAAGGCCTCGCCCTTAAATATCCATACCTTGACGCCGATCACCCCGTAGGTGGTACGCGCCTCGGCAAATCCATAATCAATATTGGCGCGCAGGGTGTGCAAGGGCACGCGGCCCTCGCGGTACCACTCGGAACGCGCAATCTCACCGCCGTTCAGACGGCCGGAGACGTTGATCTTGACGCCCAGGCCGCCGATGCGCATGGCGTTGGTCACAGCGCGCTTCATGGCACGCCGGAACATGATGCGGCGCTCCAACTGTTGGGCCACGCTCTCCGCAACCAGATAGGCGTCGAGCTCGGGCTTGCGTATCTCTTCCACGCTGACGTGCACAGGCACCCCCATCATCACTGAGATCTGCTTACGCAGCGACTCGATGTCCTCGCCCTTCTTGCCGATCACGATACCGGGCCGGGCGGTATGGATGGTGATACGCGCGTTGCGCGCCGGGCGCTCGATCTGTATCCGGCTCACCGAGGCCTGCGCCAATTTCTTCTTTAAGAAATCGCGCACCTTGAGGTCGGTGTTGAGATAGTCGGCGTAATTTTTGGTATTCGCGAACCAGGTGGACGTCCAATCGGTGACGATACCCAGGCGAAAGCCCGTCGGATGTACTTTATGACCCATCGTAACCTCTCTCGTTAACTAAGAAGAAACAACGAAAGCGGAATTCGCCTTCTTTGGTTTCTTCTTAGTAAAAAAACCTATTTTACTTACCCCCACCCTATCCCTCCCCCTGAACAGGGGGAGGAGACATTGGAGGAATGTCATCTTACTAACCAGCTCTTCAGGTACCACTGTCGGCAACGGTAACTGTGATGTGACTGGTGCGCTTCAGGATGCGCGCACCGCGGCCCTTGGCGCGCGCGTGCATACGCTTCTGCATGGGGCCGCCGTCCACCCATATCGCGGAGACCTTGAGTTCGTCCACGTCGGCGCCCAGGTTGTGCTCGGCATTGGCAATCGCGGACTCCAGCACCTTCTTGAGTAACGCGGCCGCCTTTTTGTTGCTGAAAGTGAGCAATTGCAGCGCGCGCTCGACGGGCAGGCCGCGGATCTGATCAGCCACCAGCCGGGCCTTCTGGGCCGACAGATGGGCATATTTCAATTTGGCTATCGTTTCCATGATGATGTCCTTACTTGGCCGCCGCAGCGACCTTTTTATCTCCCGCCGCCGCATGTCCTTTGAAGGTGCGCGTGGGGACGAACTCGCCCAACTTGTGGCCGACCATGTTGTCGCTGATCAACACGGGGATGTGCTGCCGGCCGTTGTGTACGGCGATGGTAAGCCCGATCATGTCAGGCAATACCATGGAGCGACGCGACCAGGTCTTGATCGGACGCTTGCTGTGGGTGGCGACGGCTGTCTCAACCTTCTTCACCAGATGGGCGTCCACAAAGGGGCCTTTTTTGATTGAACGTGGCATACGATTATTTCCTTACCTTACGCCTCTGGGACGACGGCGTACTATCATGCTGTCGGTGCGCTTGTTGGCGCGTGTCTTGTAACCCTTGGTGGGCGTACCCCAGGGCGATACGGGGTGACGCCCGCCCGAGGTGCGGCCTTCGCCGCCGCCGTGCGGGTGGTCCACCGGATTCATGGCGACACCGCGCACGGTGGGGCGGATGCCGCGCCAGCGCTTGGCGCCCGCCTTGCCCAGCGAGCGCAGGTTGTGTTCGGAGTTCCCCACCTCGCCCAAGGTCGCGCGGCAGTCGGTCGGGACCTTGCGTATCTCGCCCGAGCGCAGCCGCAGTGTGGCGTGCTCGCCTTCCCGCGCCACCAGCTGCACCGCTGCGCCGGCGCTGCGCGCCAATTGCGCGCCCTTGCCCGGCTGCATTTCTATGCAATGCACGGTGCTGCCCATAGGAATGTTGCGGATCGGCAGGCAGTTGCCCGGCTTGATCGGTGCATCCGGGCCGGACATGACCTCGGAACCCGCCGCCACGCCCTTGGGGGCGATGATATAACGGCGCTCGCCGTCTGCGTATAACACCAGGGCGATATGGGCGCTGCGGTTAGGATCGTACTCGATGCGCTCGACATGGCCGGGGATGCCGTCCTTGTCTCTCTTGAAATCAATGACGCGGTAGTAGCGCTTGTGACCGCCGCCCTGGTGGCGAACCGTCACCCGTCCGTGATGGTTGCGACCCGACCCGCGGATCTGCTTTTCCAGCAGCGGCTCGTGCGGCTCGCCCTTGTGCAGACCAGGCGTCACCACCTTGACGACGAAGCGCCGTCCGGCCGATGTGGGTTTTGTTTTAACCAATGCCATAATGGTAGCTCCTCTACTTCCCGCCGGTGAAATCAATATCAAAGCCCGGCTTCAGGCTCACATACGCCTTTTTCCAGTCGGAGCGGCGGCCGCCACGGCGGC
This window harbors:
- the rpsN gene encoding 30S ribosomal protein S14, whose product is MAKTSMVNRELKRALTVKKYAAKRAELKQQMMDQGASEQMRQDARRKFEALPRDASPARGRNRCRITGRSRGFYRKFGLGRSKLREAAMRGDIPGLVKASW
- the rplE gene encoding 50S ribosomal protein L5; amino-acid sequence: MARLQDYYRKTVVKDLMAKFGYENVMQVPRITKITLNMGVGEAVADKKIIEHAVADMTKIAAQKPIVCLSRQSIAGFKIRDGWPIGCKVTLRRRRMYEFLDRLVSVAIPRIRDFRGLSAKSFDGRGNYSMGVREQIIFPEIEYDKIDALRGMDITITTTAKTDEEGRALLAAFSFPFRA
- the rplX gene encoding 50S ribosomal protein L24, producing MRKIRKNDDVIVIAGKDKGKRGNVLRVLDNDRVMVENINIAKRHTKANPNKGVGGGIVEKEMPLHISNVALYNPAAKKGDRVGIRMLEDGRKVRFFKSNNEVIDR
- the rplN gene encoding 50S ribosomal protein L14, coding for MLQMQSTLDVADNSGARRLMCIKVLGGSHRRYAGIGDVIKVSIKEAIPRGKVKKGEVYDAVVVRTRKGLRRPDGSVIRFDSNAAVLLNNQQQPIGTRIFGPVTRELRTEKFMKIVSLAPEVL
- the rpsQ gene encoding 30S ribosomal protein S17 yields the protein MNEQPKVEAGRRERPRTLTGRVVSNKMNKSITVMIERTVQHAAYGKYIKRTTKLHAHDENNVCGEGDLVTIEPCRPLSKTKAWRLVSVVEKAILE
- the rpmC gene encoding 50S ribosomal protein L29, translating into MKTSELKQKNAEELNKELLELRREQFNLRMQKGTGQLTKPHQLKEVRHQIARIKTLLTQKEGQAHE
- the rplP gene encoding 50S ribosomal protein L16, with amino-acid sequence MMQPKRTKYRKQMKGTNRGLATTANKVSFGEYGLKATTRGRVTARQIEAARRAMTRHVKRGGKVWIRLFPDKPISRKPLEVRMGNGKGNVEYWVAQVQPGRMLYEMEGVTEQVAREAFKLAAAKLPVLTTFVTRTVM
- the rpsC gene encoding 30S ribosomal protein S3 gives rise to the protein MGHKVHPTGFRLGIVTDWTSTWFANTKNYADYLNTDLKVRDFLKKKLAQASVSRIQIERPARNARITIHTARPGIVIGKKGEDIESLRKQISVMMGVPVHVSVEEIRKPELDAYLVAESVAQQLERRIMFRRAMKRAVTNAMRIGGLGVKINVSGRLNGGEIARSEWYREGRVPLHTLRANIDYGFAEARTTYGVIGVKVWIFKGEAFGLGDQTAEGAPADKAAPHGGPSRHPASRDTDASLHGAVQPAS
- the rplV gene encoding 50S ribosomal protein L22 produces the protein METIAKLKYAHLSAQKARLVADQIRGLPVERALQLLTFSNKKAAALLKKVLESAIANAEHNLGADVDELKVSAIWVDGGPMQKRMHARAKGRGARILKRTSHITVTVADSGT
- the rpsS gene encoding 30S ribosomal protein S19, with the protein product MPRSIKKGPFVDAHLVKKVETAVATHSKRPIKTWSRRSMVLPDMIGLTIAVHNGRQHIPVLISDNMVGHKLGEFVPTRTFKGHAAAGDKKVAAAAK
- the rplB gene encoding 50S ribosomal protein L2 codes for the protein MALVKTKPTSAGRRFVVKVVTPGLHKGEPHEPLLEKQIRGSGRNHHGRVTVRHQGGGHKRYYRVIDFKRDKDGIPGHVERIEYDPNRSAHIALVLYADGERRYIIAPKGVAAGSEVMSGPDAPIKPGNCLPIRNIPMGSTVHCIEMQPGKGAQLARSAGAAVQLVAREGEHATLRLRSGEIRKVPTDCRATLGEVGNSEHNLRSLGKAGAKRWRGIRPTVRGVAMNPVDHPHGGGEGRTSGGRHPVSPWGTPTKGYKTRANKRTDSMIVRRRPRGVR